In Nostoc sp. CENA543, a single genomic region encodes these proteins:
- a CDS encoding PrsW family glutamic-type intramembrane protease: MTGKNARHHAFLRLVSGNGEAFETESRHSLTSKEAVIGRDPSCQVVLDAMMYRMVSRRHAVVRPVAAAENSKFSWVLCDLNSANGTYLNGQRLYGCQELHAGDRIALGADGPQFLFEYAVAPQPTVITNQVAPLPSAKNPTQSKPDAVSFTQLFPIISTGKDLTRKAYLIPGILTVIFVVLMFATVGQPQANQVIVATYIALAAYYFIYQLCGKPKPWWMLVGAALSTVIILLSPILNLFIFFFRELLPGNVPPIDQPINSLTELFVRYFFGAGLMEELLKALPILGAYLTALALPSPWREKIGVWEPLDGILLGTASAVGFTLVETLGQYVPAASLQAGSEVGLQVLIARILGLPAGHMAYSGYLGYFIGLAALKPRHATQILAVGYFSASALHAFWNTAGHSNNLFLVVVGVLSYAFLMAAILKARALSPTRSQNFATRFLGPK, translated from the coding sequence ATGACAGGCAAAAACGCAAGACATCACGCTTTTCTGCGGCTAGTGTCTGGTAATGGCGAAGCATTTGAAACAGAATCTCGCCACTCACTTACCAGTAAAGAAGCAGTAATTGGACGAGACCCCAGCTGCCAAGTTGTCTTGGATGCCATGATGTACCGAATGGTATCTCGTCGCCATGCTGTGGTGCGCCCAGTTGCTGCCGCAGAAAACAGCAAATTTAGCTGGGTACTTTGTGATTTGAACAGTGCTAATGGCACTTATCTCAATGGACAACGTTTATACGGATGTCAAGAACTGCACGCAGGCGATCGCATCGCCTTGGGTGCTGATGGGCCACAATTCCTATTTGAGTACGCTGTTGCACCCCAACCTACAGTAATTACTAACCAAGTTGCACCGCTACCATCAGCTAAAAACCCCACACAATCCAAGCCTGATGCTGTCAGCTTTACCCAACTATTCCCCATTATCTCTACGGGGAAAGACTTAACTCGTAAGGCTTATTTAATACCAGGAATCCTGACGGTAATATTTGTGGTGTTGATGTTTGCTACAGTCGGTCAACCACAAGCAAATCAGGTAATTGTTGCGACTTACATAGCATTAGCTGCTTACTACTTTATCTACCAACTGTGTGGTAAACCCAAACCTTGGTGGATGCTAGTGGGCGCAGCTTTATCTACAGTGATCATCCTCCTCAGTCCCATATTAAATTTATTTATTTTCTTCTTTCGGGAACTGCTTCCTGGGAATGTACCCCCCATTGATCAACCCATTAATAGCCTAACGGAATTATTTGTCAGGTACTTTTTTGGTGCTGGGTTGATGGAAGAACTACTCAAAGCTTTGCCAATTTTGGGAGCATATCTGACAGCCTTAGCACTCCCTTCTCCTTGGCGAGAAAAAATTGGAGTCTGGGAACCTTTAGACGGTATTTTGTTGGGAACTGCTTCTGCTGTTGGTTTTACTTTGGTAGAAACTTTAGGCCAATATGTCCCAGCCGCCTCCTTACAAGCTGGTTCAGAAGTAGGTTTACAGGTGCTAATTGCCAGAATTCTCGGTTTACCAGCCGGACATATGGCTTACAGTGGTTATTTAGGATATTTTATTGGGTTAGCTGCGCTCAAACCCCGCCATGCTACACAAATCCTGGCTGTTGGTTACTTTAGCGCGTCTGCACTCCATGCTTTTTGGAATACCGCCGGACATAGTAATAATTTGTTCTTAGTGGTGGTGGGTGTTCTATCCTATGCTTTTTTAATGGCCGCCATTCTCAAAGCTAGAGCATTATCACCAACGCGATCGCAAAATTTTGCTACCCGTTTTCTAGGGCCGAAATAA
- a CDS encoding DJ-1/PfpI family protein: protein MAAKKILMLVGDYVEDYEVMVPFQALQMVGHTVEAVCPDKQAGDKVRTAVHDFEGDQTYSEKPGHNFTLNATFADIKAENYDALVIPGGRAPEYIRLNPRVLEITRHFAQTNKPIAAICHGLQLLAAADVLRGKNCTAYPACAPDVRSAGGNYVQIAVDTAIVDGNLVTAPAWPAHPQWLAEFLKVLGTKIQHPEVAKV, encoded by the coding sequence ATGGCTGCGAAGAAGATTTTGATGTTAGTGGGTGACTATGTTGAAGACTACGAAGTTATGGTTCCCTTCCAAGCTTTGCAAATGGTAGGACACACTGTTGAAGCAGTTTGTCCAGACAAGCAAGCAGGGGATAAAGTACGCACAGCCGTCCACGATTTTGAGGGAGATCAGACTTACAGTGAAAAACCAGGACACAATTTCACCCTCAACGCCACCTTTGCTGACATCAAAGCCGAAAATTACGATGCTTTAGTTATCCCTGGTGGACGCGCACCAGAATATATTCGTTTAAACCCAAGAGTCTTAGAAATCACGCGTCATTTTGCCCAAACCAATAAACCAATTGCTGCTATTTGTCACGGCTTACAATTACTAGCTGCGGCGGATGTCTTGCGTGGTAAGAACTGCACCGCCTACCCAGCCTGCGCCCCTGATGTGCGGAGTGCTGGCGGTAACTATGTACAAATTGCCGTCGATACAGCCATAGTTGATGGTAACTTAGTTACAGCACCAGCTTGGCCTGCTCATCCCCAGTGGTTAGCAGAATTTCTTAAGGTTCTGGGGACTAAAATTCAACATCCAGAAGTAGCTAAAGTTTAA
- a CDS encoding nitrate reductase associated protein → MTTFFEFEADFVDSLRCIPMQVRYNLDTCGIKLKLSDWHQLTQAEREALVTLPCTTETEIQTYQEYLQQLILERTSQPVATLPIDPYPAWLDSNNMPVNLQEKAQEIGITITLSQWSDLTPLQRFALIKLSRPGHENKNFPRAIAEFNLGH, encoded by the coding sequence ATGACAACCTTCTTTGAATTTGAAGCTGATTTTGTAGACTCTCTGCGTTGTATACCTATGCAGGTGCGCTATAACTTAGATACTTGCGGTATCAAACTAAAATTATCTGATTGGCATCAACTGACTCAAGCGGAACGGGAAGCTTTAGTCACCTTACCTTGTACCACAGAAACAGAAATTCAAACCTATCAAGAATATCTCCAGCAATTAATTTTAGAGCGTACATCTCAACCTGTAGCTACTTTACCTATAGATCCTTATCCAGCATGGCTAGACTCTAACAATATGCCGGTTAATCTCCAAGAAAAAGCCCAGGAAATAGGGATTACTATCACTTTGTCACAGTGGTCAGATTTAACCCCATTACAACGCTTTGCCTTAATTAAACTAAGTCGTCCTGGACACGAGAACAAAAATTTTCCGCGTGCGATCGCAGAATTTAATCTTGGTCATTAG
- a CDS encoding phosphate-starvation-inducible PsiE family protein, whose product MKKLIRQIFGLTKDENFMHAIENIEVIVSKILSIFMVIVILVAIVDLGTYIVKEVFTTPYGLINTTLFKVFGLFLNILIALEILENITAYLKRHVFQVELVIVTSLIAVARKIIILDLDKVKGLDIIGLGTAVLALSISYLIIRFSNSKDRY is encoded by the coding sequence ATGAAAAAGTTAATCAGACAAATTTTCGGATTGACTAAAGATGAAAACTTCATGCACGCCATTGAAAATATAGAGGTCATAGTTTCCAAAATTCTATCTATTTTTATGGTAATAGTAATTTTGGTAGCAATTGTAGATTTAGGAACTTATATAGTTAAAGAAGTCTTTACTACACCATACGGTTTAATTAACACTACACTTTTTAAAGTTTTTGGTCTGTTTCTGAATATTTTAATTGCCTTAGAAATATTAGAAAATATTACAGCCTATCTTAAAAGACACGTTTTTCAAGTAGAATTAGTAATTGTCACTTCATTGATAGCTGTAGCCAGAAAAATTATTATCTTAGATTTAGATAAAGTCAAAGGACTCGATATCATAGGCTTAGGAACTGCGGTTTTAGCCTTATCGATCAGCTACCTCATAATTCGTTTTAGTAATTCCAAAGATAGATATTAG
- a CDS encoding molybdopterin oxidoreductase family protein, protein MPESTKTVCPYCGVGCGLEVSPPAQPNQATNRDSQGNPIWRVRGDKSHPSSQGMVCVKGATIAESLDKNRLHYPMVRDSLDQEFRRVSWDEAFDLITQRIQTVRLTQGAEAICMYGSGQFQTEDYYIAQKLMKGCLGTNNFDANSRLCMSSAVSGYIQSFGSDGPPCCYEDLELTDCAFLIGTNTAECHPIVFNRLAKYHKKNRHVKMIVVDPRRTPTAEAADLHLAIRPGTDIDLLNGIAHLLMRWQMIDVSFIEDCTSNFSAYAEVIRHYSPEVVARQCGISVADLETAARYWGKSQRVLSLWSMGVNQSTEGTAKVRTIINLHLMTGQIGKPGAGPFSLTGQPNAMGGREAGGLAHLLPGYRSVKNPQHRAEVEAFWGLQPGQISPHPGLTAWEMILGLEAGNVGLLWIAATNPAVSMPDLERTKKALLRSPFTIYQDAYYPTETSAFAHVLLPAAQWSEKTGVMTNSERRVTLCSAFRQPPHQAKADWEIFAEVGRRLGFGDKFAFNNSAQVYTEFVQLTKGRTCDMTGISHEQLRQEGATQWPHPLTTDQTQQLTQHPALSTQHSKRLYTDLHFPTPDGRAKFAAYYSKGLAEPPDPDYPFVLTTGRLYGHWHTQTRTGRIEKIRSMHPEPFIEIHPRDAAKLEIIDSQMVEVRSRRGTAQFKAKVTKAIAPGTVFVPMHWGSLWADNAEANALTHPESCPDSLQPELKACAVQIIPISLKITVKASQLQSIQ, encoded by the coding sequence ATGCCCGAATCTACCAAGACCGTATGTCCTTACTGTGGTGTAGGCTGCGGCTTAGAAGTATCCCCCCCAGCCCAACCAAATCAAGCCACCAACCGCGACAGCCAAGGAAACCCCATTTGGAGAGTACGCGGCGATAAATCCCATCCATCTAGCCAGGGGATGGTGTGTGTCAAAGGTGCAACGATCGCCGAATCTTTAGATAAAAATAGACTACATTACCCAATGGTGCGCGACTCTCTAGACCAAGAGTTCCGCCGCGTCAGTTGGGATGAAGCTTTTGATCTAATCACCCAACGCATTCAAACTGTACGCCTTACCCAAGGTGCAGAGGCTATATGTATGTACGGTTCTGGTCAATTCCAGACTGAGGACTACTACATCGCCCAAAAACTTATGAAAGGGTGTTTGGGTACGAATAATTTCGATGCGAACTCTCGTTTATGTATGTCGAGTGCGGTGTCTGGCTACATCCAAAGTTTTGGGTCAGATGGGCCGCCTTGCTGCTATGAAGACTTAGAGTTAACTGACTGTGCATTTTTAATTGGGACGAATACCGCCGAATGTCATCCCATCGTTTTCAACCGCTTGGCGAAATACCACAAAAAAAACCGCCATGTGAAAATGATTGTGGTTGACCCCCGACGCACACCCACCGCCGAAGCAGCCGACTTGCATTTGGCGATTCGTCCCGGTACAGATATCGACTTGTTAAATGGAATTGCCCATTTATTAATGCGTTGGCAGATGATAGATGTCAGTTTCATCGAAGATTGTACCAGTAACTTTTCCGCCTATGCCGAAGTCATCCGCCACTATTCCCCGGAAGTAGTAGCCCGTCAATGTGGAATTAGCGTTGCAGATTTAGAAACCGCCGCCCGTTATTGGGGTAAATCACAACGTGTGTTGTCGTTGTGGTCGATGGGCGTAAATCAATCAACGGAAGGAACAGCGAAAGTTAGAACCATTATCAATCTCCACCTGATGACCGGACAAATCGGGAAACCAGGCGCAGGGCCTTTTTCCCTCACCGGTCAACCCAATGCAATGGGAGGAAGGGAAGCTGGCGGGTTAGCCCATTTATTACCCGGTTATCGTTCGGTGAAAAATCCCCAACATCGGGCTGAAGTAGAAGCATTTTGGGGCTTACAACCAGGACAAATTTCACCCCATCCTGGTTTAACAGCGTGGGAGATGATTCTAGGTTTAGAAGCTGGGAATGTAGGTTTATTGTGGATTGCAGCGACTAACCCAGCTGTGAGTATGCCAGATTTAGAACGAACAAAAAAAGCCTTATTGCGATCGCCTTTTACAATTTACCAAGACGCATATTACCCCACAGAAACCTCAGCTTTTGCCCATGTTCTCTTACCGGCGGCGCAGTGGAGTGAAAAAACGGGTGTAATGACCAATTCTGAACGCCGAGTGACTTTATGTTCAGCATTCCGCCAACCACCACACCAAGCTAAAGCCGATTGGGAAATATTCGCGGAAGTGGGACGGCGATTAGGCTTTGGGGATAAATTCGCCTTTAATAATTCTGCCCAAGTTTACACAGAGTTCGTCCAACTAACCAAGGGTCGTACTTGTGATATGACTGGTATTAGTCACGAACAGTTACGCCAAGAAGGTGCAACTCAATGGCCTCACCCTCTAACTACTGATCAAACTCAACAACTCACTCAGCACCCAGCACTTAGCACTCAGCACTCCAAAAGACTTTATACTGATTTACACTTTCCTACACCAGATGGACGCGCCAAGTTTGCAGCTTATTATTCCAAAGGATTGGCAGAACCACCAGACCCAGATTATCCTTTTGTGTTAACCACTGGAAGACTGTACGGACATTGGCACACCCAAACGCGTACAGGTCGCATTGAAAAAATTCGTTCTATGCACCCAGAACCATTTATAGAAATTCATCCCCGTGATGCGGCTAAGTTAGAAATTATTGATAGTCAAATGGTAGAAGTGCGATCGCGTCGTGGTACTGCCCAGTTTAAAGCCAAAGTGACCAAAGCGATCGCCCCTGGTACAGTTTTCGTCCCGATGCACTGGGGTTCACTCTGGGCTGACAACGCCGAAGCCAACGCCCTCACCCATCCCGAATCTTGTCCTGATTCCCTCCAGCCGGAATTAAAAGCCTGTGCTGTACAAATCATCCCTATTTCGTTAAAAATCACAGTTAAAGCTTCTCAACTCCAGTCCATCCAATGA
- a CDS encoding nitrate ABC transporter ATP-binding protein (This model describes the ATP binding subunits of ATP-binding cassette (ABC) transporters for nitrate transport, or for bicarbonate transport, in bacteria and archaea.), producing MQIINKNTQPQTPPTPKADNFLVVEGVSKIYPTPEGPYTVLDGIDLKIREGEFVCLIGHSGCGKSTLLNMISGFNTPTDGVVLLQDQPITEPGPDRMMVFQNYCLLPWLTVFDNVYLAVDAVFPNKPQAQKRAIVREHLAMVGLTEAADKKPSQISGGMKQRVAIARALSIRPQVLILDEPFGALDAITKEELQEELLQIWSDHQVTVLMITHDIDEALFLADRVVMMTNGPAAQIGEILDIPFSRPRNRRRIMEDPEYYNLRNYALDFLYRRFAHQE from the coding sequence ATGCAAATAATCAATAAAAACACCCAACCCCAAACACCCCCCACCCCAAAAGCAGACAACTTCCTAGTAGTCGAAGGTGTCAGCAAAATCTACCCCACCCCAGAAGGCCCCTACACCGTCCTAGATGGAATCGACCTCAAAATCCGCGAAGGCGAATTTGTCTGCTTAATCGGTCACTCAGGCTGCGGGAAATCCACCCTACTCAACATGATTTCCGGCTTCAACACCCCCACAGATGGTGTAGTTCTCCTCCAAGACCAACCCATCACCGAACCAGGCCCCGACCGGATGATGGTCTTTCAAAACTACTGCTTACTACCCTGGCTAACCGTCTTCGATAACGTCTATTTAGCAGTAGATGCAGTCTTCCCCAACAAACCCCAAGCCCAAAAACGCGCCATCGTCAGAGAACATCTAGCAATGGTCGGACTCACAGAAGCCGCCGACAAAAAACCCAGCCAAATTTCCGGCGGGATGAAACAAAGAGTTGCGATCGCCCGCGCTTTATCCATCCGTCCCCAAGTCCTAATTCTCGATGAACCCTTCGGCGCACTAGACGCAATCACCAAAGAAGAACTCCAAGAAGAACTCCTGCAAATTTGGAGTGATCATCAAGTCACCGTCTTAATGATTACCCATGACATCGACGAAGCCCTCTTCCTCGCTGATAGAGTCGTCATGATGACCAACGGCCCAGCCGCCCAAATCGGCGAAATCTTAGATATACCCTTTTCCCGCCCCCGCAACCGCCGCCGCATCATGGAAGACCCAGAATACTACAACCTCCGCAACTACGCCCTAGATTTCTTATATCGCCGATTTGCTCACCAAGAGTAG
- a CDS encoding nitrate ABC transporter ATP-binding protein (This model describes the ATP binding subunits of ATP-binding cassette (ABC) transporters for nitrate transport, or for bicarbonate transport, in bacteria and archaea.) gives MTTFVEVDHVDRVFDLPNGGRYIALKNIELKIKQGEFVSLIGHSGCGKSTLLNIIAGLDRASIGGVTLEGREVRDPSPDRMVVFQNYSLLPWLTVRENIALAVDEVHQDKPKGERRGIIEEHIDMVGLRHAANKRPHELSGGMKQRVAIARALATRPKLLLLDEPFGALDALTRGSLQEQLMKICNEHNVTCVMVTHDVDEALLLSDRVVMLTNGPEAHIGQILEVPIPRPRQRLEVVKHPSYYNLRNEMIYFLNQQKQAKKRQSQRLVTSENSAAKAILEIGFMPLTDAAPLIVAKEKGFFAKYGLENIVLTKANSWQEITKGFVTGKLEAAQMLAGMPLALTLGAGGNPSIPVVNALNLSRNANAITLSKRLYSQGVRNLADLKAVINTTPDQILTLGVVHPAAMQNLLLRYWLAAGGIDPDRDISLRVIPPTEMLAQLEAGYIEGYCAGEPWNYQAVHQDAGFVAATALDIWSGQPKQVLGVSETWAQKHPETHLNLTKALLEACEYCDDLRNRPEILEILSRPEYLNISPAYIRPGFIDPYDRGDGKPPQELTTYNQFYLNKTNYPNRTETLWMLTQLARWSITPFPKNWVEIIERVCRADIFGAAARDLGLLDIGEDNPIHLFDSKTFNPSEPLDYLKSLEIKHPIRIEEIFI, from the coding sequence ATGACTACTTTTGTTGAAGTTGACCACGTTGATCGGGTATTTGATTTACCGAATGGTGGTAGATATATTGCTCTGAAAAATATTGAGTTGAAGATTAAGCAAGGGGAGTTTGTTTCTTTAATTGGGCATTCTGGTTGTGGTAAGTCCACACTGTTGAATATTATTGCAGGTTTGGATCGTGCAAGTATTGGCGGTGTGACTTTGGAAGGACGGGAAGTGAGAGACCCTAGTCCCGATCGCATGGTAGTATTTCAAAACTATTCGTTGCTTCCTTGGTTGACGGTGAGAGAAAATATTGCTCTGGCTGTGGATGAGGTTCATCAAGATAAGCCGAAGGGTGAACGCCGAGGAATTATTGAAGAACATATTGATATGGTGGGACTGCGCCATGCAGCGAATAAACGCCCTCATGAGTTGTCTGGAGGGATGAAACAACGGGTGGCGATCGCGCGCGCTTTGGCTACTCGTCCCAAGTTGTTGCTGTTGGATGAACCCTTTGGGGCTTTGGATGCTTTAACTAGGGGGAGTTTGCAGGAACAGTTGATGAAAATCTGCAATGAACATAACGTTACTTGTGTGATGGTAACGCATGATGTGGATGAAGCATTATTGTTGAGCGATCGCGTAGTGATGCTCACCAACGGCCCAGAAGCCCACATCGGACAAATCTTAGAAGTCCCAATCCCTCGTCCCCGTCAGCGTTTGGAAGTAGTCAAACATCCCAGTTACTACAATCTGCGGAATGAAATGATTTACTTCCTCAATCAGCAAAAACAAGCCAAAAAACGTCAAAGCCAGCGTTTAGTAACATCAGAAAACAGCGCAGCCAAAGCCATCCTCGAAATTGGCTTTATGCCCTTAACTGATGCTGCACCTTTAATTGTTGCCAAAGAGAAGGGCTTTTTTGCTAAATATGGCTTAGAAAATATCGTCCTCACTAAAGCTAACAGTTGGCAAGAAATCACTAAAGGTTTTGTTACAGGAAAACTAGAAGCCGCTCAAATGCTTGCCGGAATGCCTTTAGCATTAACATTAGGTGCAGGTGGAAATCCTTCTATTCCCGTAGTTAACGCCCTGAATCTCTCACGCAACGCCAACGCTATCACCTTAAGTAAAAGACTGTATAGCCAAGGCGTGCGGAATCTGGCTGATTTAAAAGCCGTAATTAACACCACCCCTGACCAGATTCTCACCTTGGGTGTAGTGCATCCAGCAGCCATGCAAAACCTACTTTTGCGTTACTGGCTAGCAGCTGGTGGGATAGATCCCGATAGAGATATTAGCTTGAGAGTCATCCCACCCACAGAAATGCTTGCCCAACTAGAAGCCGGCTATATTGAAGGTTACTGTGCGGGAGAACCCTGGAACTATCAAGCAGTACATCAAGACGCAGGTTTCGTTGCAGCCACCGCCTTAGACATTTGGTCAGGACAACCAAAACAAGTTTTAGGAGTAAGCGAAACCTGGGCGCAAAAACACCCAGAAACCCATTTAAACTTAACCAAAGCACTCCTAGAAGCTTGCGAATATTGTGACGACCTCCGCAACCGTCCAGAAATCCTAGAAATACTCTCCCGCCCCGAATATTTAAACATATCTCCTGCATACATTCGCCCTGGTTTTATCGACCCCTACGATCGCGGCGACGGTAAACCACCCCAAGAACTCACCACATACAACCAGTTTTACCTCAATAAAACCAACTACCCCAACCGCACAGAAACCCTGTGGATGCTCACCCAACTAGCACGCTGGAGTATTACACCCTTCCCCAAAAACTGGGTAGAAATCATCGAAAGAGTATGTCGCGCAGACATATTTGGCGCAGCCGCCCGCGACCTCGGCTTACTAGACATCGGCGAAGACAACCCCATACACCTATTCGACAGTAAAACCTTCAACCCATCCGAACCCCTAGACTACCTCAAAAGCCTAGAAATCAAACATCCCATCCGCATCGAAGAAATCTTCATTTAG
- the ntrB gene encoding nitrate ABC transporter permease, with the protein MAAVLGSRNFRKKSRKNLDKFVAEKILPPILALLIFLVVWQLLCLNPGFKLPGPIETLRETWNPFIIHPFFDNGESDKGLGWQILSSLGRVGLGFSLSAIVGITLGILIGANKLVYNAVDPIFQVLRTVPPLAWLPISLAAFQQANPSAIFVIFITSIWPIIINTTVGVQQIPQDYINVARVLKLKGTKYFLKIVFPATVPYIFTGLRIGIGLSWLAIVAAEMLVGGVGIGSFIWDAYNTTTETNLSEIILALIYVGLVGLFLDRLVGFIASKVVAEQK; encoded by the coding sequence ATGGCTGCTGTTTTAGGAAGTCGGAATTTCAGAAAAAAGTCTCGCAAAAATCTTGATAAATTTGTTGCCGAAAAAATTTTACCCCCTATCCTGGCATTATTAATTTTTCTAGTAGTTTGGCAACTGTTGTGTTTAAATCCTGGGTTTAAGTTACCTGGGCCAATTGAAACTTTGAGAGAAACTTGGAACCCCTTTATTATTCATCCGTTCTTTGATAATGGTGAAAGTGATAAAGGTTTGGGTTGGCAAATATTGAGTAGTTTGGGTAGAGTTGGCTTAGGTTTTTCTTTGTCTGCAATTGTTGGTATTACTTTAGGAATTTTAATTGGGGCAAATAAGTTAGTTTACAATGCTGTAGATCCCATCTTTCAAGTATTAAGAACTGTCCCGCCTCTAGCATGGCTACCAATTTCTTTAGCAGCATTTCAACAAGCTAATCCTTCGGCAATTTTCGTGATTTTCATCACTTCAATTTGGCCGATTATTATTAACACTACTGTCGGTGTACAACAAATTCCGCAAGACTATATCAATGTGGCGAGAGTGTTAAAGCTCAAGGGTACAAAGTATTTCTTGAAAATTGTGTTTCCAGCGACTGTTCCTTATATATTCACAGGGCTGAGAATTGGTATTGGTTTATCTTGGTTAGCCATTGTGGCGGCGGAAATGTTAGTCGGTGGTGTGGGTATTGGTTCTTTTATTTGGGATGCTTACAACACGACTACAGAAACTAATTTGAGTGAGATTATTTTGGCTCTGATTTACGTGGGGTTAGTCGGTTTGTTTTTAGATAGATTAGTCGGTTTTATCGCTAGTAAAGTTGTAGCAGAACAAAAATAG
- a CDS encoding CmpA/NrtA family ABC transporter substrate-binding protein, with product MSNFSRRKFIFTTGAAAAASIVTHACASNNSTTTSEQAPSANPASNVSTVANAPKVETTKAKLGFIALTDAAPLIIAKEKGFFAKYGMTDVEVIKQKSWPVTRDNLKIGSAGGGIDGAHILSPMPYLITIKDQVPMYLLARLNTNGQAISVANKFKEIKVQLESKALKEAATQAKANQKALKAGITFPGGTHDLWMRYWLAAGGINPDQDVVLEPVPPPQMVANMKVGTVDAFCVGEPWNAQLVSQKLGYSALVTGELWKDHPEKAFAMRQDWVDKNPNATQALLMAVLEAQQWCEKQENKEEMCKICSDRKYFNVAAADIIERAKGNIDYGDGRTAKEFPYRMKFWADNASYPYKSHDIWFLTENIRWGYLPKDTKIKEIVDQVNKEDLWKKAAKAIGVPEAEIPTSSSRGIETFFDGVKFDPEKPEAYLQGLTIKKV from the coding sequence ATGAGCAATTTTTCCAGAAGAAAATTCATTTTCACCACAGGTGCGGCGGCTGCGGCTTCCATTGTGACTCATGCTTGTGCCTCTAACAACTCAACAACTACAAGTGAACAAGCACCTTCAGCAAATCCAGCCTCTAACGTCTCCACAGTAGCTAACGCACCCAAGGTAGAAACAACTAAAGCCAAACTCGGATTTATCGCCCTCACTGACGCTGCACCTCTAATTATTGCTAAAGAAAAAGGCTTCTTTGCTAAGTATGGGATGACTGATGTAGAGGTTATTAAACAAAAATCCTGGCCTGTCACCCGTGATAATCTCAAAATTGGTTCAGCAGGTGGTGGGATTGATGGCGCACATATCCTTAGCCCTATGCCTTACTTGATTACTATTAAGGATCAAGTACCGATGTATCTCTTAGCTAGATTAAATACTAACGGTCAAGCGATTTCTGTTGCTAATAAGTTCAAAGAAATCAAAGTCCAGTTAGAAAGCAAAGCACTCAAAGAAGCTGCTACTCAAGCTAAAGCTAATCAAAAAGCATTAAAAGCTGGTATTACCTTTCCCGGTGGAACTCACGATTTATGGATGCGCTATTGGCTAGCGGCTGGGGGAATTAACCCTGATCAAGATGTGGTTTTAGAACCTGTACCACCACCACAAATGGTAGCCAACATGAAAGTCGGGACTGTTGATGCGTTCTGTGTAGGAGAACCTTGGAACGCGCAATTAGTTAGTCAAAAATTGGGTTATTCAGCTTTAGTTACTGGTGAACTATGGAAAGATCATCCAGAAAAAGCCTTTGCAATGCGCCAAGATTGGGTTGATAAAAATCCCAATGCTACCCAAGCCTTATTAATGGCAGTTTTAGAAGCTCAACAGTGGTGTGAAAAGCAAGAAAACAAAGAAGAAATGTGTAAAATTTGCAGCGATCGCAAATACTTTAATGTTGCCGCCGCAGATATTATAGAAAGGGCTAAAGGCAATATTGACTATGGTGATGGACGCACCGCAAAAGAATTTCCTTATCGGATGAAATTCTGGGCAGATAATGCTTCCTATCCTTACAAGAGCCATGATATTTGGTTTTTAACTGAAAATATTCGTTGGGGCTATCTGCCAAAAGATACCAAGATTAAGGAAATTGTGGATCAAGTCAATAAAGAAGACTTATGGAAGAAAGCTGCTAAAGCCATTGGTGTACCTGAAGCAGAAATTCCTACTAGCTCATCTCGTGGTATTGAAACCTTCTTTGATGGCGTAAAATTTGACCCTGAAAAACCAGAAGCATATTTACAAGGCTTGACTATCAAGAAAGTTTAA